Proteins from one Fragaria vesca subsp. vesca linkage group LG6, FraVesHawaii_1.0, whole genome shotgun sequence genomic window:
- the LOC101302177 gene encoding growth-regulating factor 4-like has protein sequence MDFHLKQWRNQQQHESEEQQPYPSAAKIPKLETQTHPEPVSGYALPLFVPEPNTKVISTLSAFSESTTTTTAPASSATRFPRMGSFFSMSQWQELELQALIFRYMLAGAAVPPELLQPIKRSLLHSQFFFQHHLQHYPALLQSGYWGRGSMDPEPTRCRRTDGKKWRCSKDVVAGQKYCERHVHRGRNRSRKPVEVTTATTNAAGGSGAATDNSVVTVASSLGKGSNGTHFALSGSSPSIDLLQLSQNQREVSRGVQSDSHVLRPFFDDWPGQLQEPDNGRSNATSNNNATSLSISLKLSTGNGVEPGQESEQPQLNWPMGWGSNHMVSMGGPLAEALRSSNSNSSPTSVLHQLPRGSVSETSFIST, from the exons ATGGACTTTCATCTCAAGCAATGGAGAAACCAGCAGCAGCATGAGTCAGAGGAACAACAGCCCTATCCTTCTGCTGCAAAGATACCAAAACTTGAGACCCAAACACACCCTGAACCAGTTTCTGGGTATGCTCTCCCTTTGTTTGTACCTGAACCAAACACCAAAGTCATCAGCACCCTGTCAGCATTTTCTGAATCTACTACCACCACCACCGCCCCAGCTTCTTCTGCCACCAGATTTCCCA GAATGGGGAGCTTCTTCAGCATGAGTCAGTGGCAAGAGCTTGAGCTACAGGCTTTGATATTCAGGTACATGCTGGCTGGTGCTGCTGTTCCTCCTGAACTTCTTCAGCCAATCAAGAGAAGCCTTCTGCATTCTCAATTCTTCTTCCAACACCATCTTCAACATTACCCTGCTT TGTTGCAATCCGGGTATTGGGGAAGAGGGTCCATGGATCCGGAGCCGACCAGGTGCCGGAGGACAGATGGCAAGAAATGGCGGTGCTCTAAAGACGTGGTGGCCGGTCAGAAGTACTGCGAGCGCCACGTGCACCGTGGACGAAACCGTTCAAGAAAGCCTGTGGAAGTCACCACCGCCACCACAAACGCCGCCGGAGGCAGCGGAGCTGCTACCGACAACTCGGTCGTGACTGTTGCCTCGTCGTTGGGAAAAGGGTCGAATGGTACCCACTTTGCTCTTTCTGGGTCATCACCATCCATTGATCTGCTCCAGCTCAGTCAGAATCAAAG GGAAGTTTCGAGAGGTGTTCAATCTGACAGTCATGTCTTGCGGCCGTTTTTTGATGACTGGCCGGGACAGCTCCAAGAACCGGACAATGGGAGAAGCAATGCTACGTCAAATAACAATGCCACATCCCTGTCCATTTCGCTGAAGTTGTCTACCGGCAATGGAGTAGAGCCAGGCCAAGAGAGCGAGCAGCCACAGTTGAATTGGCCCATGGGATGGGGATCAAACCATATGGTTTCGATGGGAGGGCCTCTTGCAGAGGCGCTGCGGTCATCCAACTCCAACTCCTCACCCACCAGTGTTCTTCATCAGTTGCCTCGCGGCTCTGTCTCTGAAACCAGCTTCATCAGCACCTGA
- the LOC101292919 gene encoding 1,4-alpha-glucan-branching enzyme 2-2, chloroplastic/amyloplastic-like produces the protein MAFMLGVIPNMCLIRGKIFAGKSSYDSDSASSLTVAASKKILVPGGPSDGSPPLTEELEAPDTDSEDPQVLEDVDSVTMEDEKIEDEAISSLDVGSVDDETPSPLKATASTATKTIPPPGTGQKIYEIDPLLKGFRDHLDYRYGQYKRLREEIDKYEGGLEVFSRGYEKFGFTRSATGITYREWAPGAKSASLIGDFNNWNMNADVMTRNEFGVWEIFLPNNADGSPAIPHGSRVKIRMDTPSGIKDSIPAWIKFSVQAPNEIPYNGIYYDPPEEEKYVFQHPQPNRPQSLRIYEAHVGMSSTEPKINSYAEFRDDVLPRIKKLGYNAVQLMAIQEHAYYASFGYHVTNFFAPSSRCGTPDDLKSLIDRAHELGLLVLMDIVHSHASNNTLDGLNMFDGTDSHYFHSGPRGYHWMWDSRLFNYGSWEVLRYLLSNARWWLEEFKFDGFRFDGVTSMMYTHHGLQVAFTGNYSEYFGLATDVDAVTYLMLVNDLIHGLYPEAISIGEDVSGMPAFCIPVADGGVGFDYRLHMAIADKWIELLQKMDEYWQMGDIVHTLTNRRWGEKCVAYAESHDQALVGDKTIAFWLMDKDMYDFMALDRPSTPTIDRGIALHKMIRLITMGLGGEGYLNFMGNEFGHPEWIDFPRGVQKLPNGKIVPGNNNSFDKCRRRFDLADADYLRYHGLQEFDRAMHHLEETYSLGCSITKFNQLLIQFMTSEHQYISRKDEGDKVIVFERGNLVFVFNFHWSKSYSDYRVGCLKPGKYKIVLDSDESIFGGFNRIDHTADYFTVDGWYDERPNSFQLYAPCRTAVVYALVESKETSKEKKPIKG, from the exons ATGGCCTTTATGTTGGGGGTTATTCCGAACATGTGCTTAATTCGCG GGAAGATCTTTGCCGGAAAGTCTTCATATGATTCTGATTCAGCTTCTTCTTTAACTGTTGCTGCTTCAAAGAAAATTCTTGTTCCTGGAGGTCCGAGTGATGGCTCTCCACCTTTGACAGAGGAATTGGAAGCTCCCGACACTGATTCAGAGGATCCTCAG GTGCTAGAGGATGTAGACAGTGTAACTATGGAAGATGAGAAGATTGAAGATGAAGCAATTTCTTCGTTAGATGTGGGCAGTGTTGATGATGAAACACCTAGTCCCTTAAAAGCAACAGCAAGTACTGCTACAAAGACAATTCCACCACCTGGCACTGGGCAAAAAATATATGAAATAGATCCACTTTTGAAGGGCTTCCGGGATCATCTCGATTACCG TTATGGACAATACAAAAGGCTGCGTGAGGAAATTGACAAGTATGAAGGTGGTTTGGAGGTGTTTTCTCGTGGCTATGAGAAGTTTGGGTTCACACGCAG TGCCACAGGTATCACTTATAGGGAGTGGGCACCTGGAGCTAAG TCCGCATCATTAATTGGAGATTTCAACAATTGGAATATGAATGCGGATGTGATGACTCGG AATGAATTTGGGGTCTGGGAGATCTTTTTGCCAAACAATGCAGATGGTTCACCCGCAATTCCACATGGTTCTCGAGTGAAG ATCCGTATGGATACCCCTTCAGGTATCAAAGACTCAATTCCTGCTTGGATCAAGTTTTCGGTACAGGCTCCTAATGAAATCCCATACAATGGAATATACTATGATCCTCCAGAAGAG GAGAAGTATGTATTTCAACATCCTCAGCCAAATAGACCACAATCACTCCGCATTTACGAGGCACATGTTGGAATGAGTAGCACA GAGCCAAAAATTAACTCGTATGCTGAATTCAGAGATGATGTGCTACCACGCATTAAAAAGCTTGGGTACAATGCTGTTCAGCTCATGGCTATTCAGGAGCATGCCTACTATGCAAGCTTTGG GTACCATGTCACCAATTTTTTTGCGCCTAGCAGCCGATGTGGAACACCTGACGATCTGAAATCTCTGATAGATAGGGCTCATGAACTTGGTCTGCTTGTACTCATGGATATTGTTCACAG CCATGCATCAAATAATACGTTGGATGGGCTGAACATGTTTGATGGAACCGATAGTCACTACTTCCACTCTGGGCCCCGTGGATATCATTGGATGTGGGATTCTCGCCTTTTCAATTATGGAAGTTGGGAG GTTTTGAGGTATCTTCTCTCAAATGCAAGGTGGTGGTTGGAAGAATTTAAGTTTGACGGGTTCAGATTTGATGGTGTAACTTCAATGATGTATACTCACCATGGATTGCAG GTAGCATTTACTGGAAACTACAGCGAGTATTTTGGATTAGCAACAGATGTAGATGCTGTTACTTACCTGATGCTGGTTAATGATTTGATTCACGGGCTCTACCCCGAAGCTATTAGCATCGGTGAAGAT GTTAGTGGAATGCCAGCATTTTGTATTCCTGTTGCAGATGGCGGTGTTGGATTTGATTATCGCCTGCATATGGCTATTGCTGATAAATGGATTGAGCTCCTCCA AAAAATGGATGAGTACTGGCAAATGGGTGATATTGTTCACACGCTGACCAACAGAAGATGGGGAGAGAAGTGTGTTGCTTATGCGGAAAGTCATGACCAAGCTCTTGTTGGTGACAAAACAATTGCATTCTGGTTGATGGACAAG GATATGTATGATTTCATGGCTCTGGATAGACCATCAACTCCCACTATAGACCGTGGAATTGCATTACACAAAATGATTAGGCTTATTACTATGGGATTAGGTGGAGAAGGATATCTGAATTTTATGGGGAATGAATTTGGACATCCTG AGTGGATTGATTTTCCAAGAGGTGTTCAAAAACTTCCAAATGGAAAAATAGTTCCTGGGAACAACAACAGTTTTGACAAATGCCGGCGTAGATTTGATCTT GCAGATGCTGACTATCTGAGATATCATGGCTTGCAAGAATTTGATCGAGCAATGCATCATCTTGAAGAAACTTATAGT CTGGGCTGTTCTATTACTAAATTTAATCAACTCTTGATCCAGTTCATGACTTCTGAGCACCAATATATATCTCGAAAGGATGAAGGAGATAAAGTTATCGTCTTTGAAAGGGGAAACCTGGTTTTTGTGTTCAATTTTCATTGGAGTAAAAGCTATTCAGACTACCGAGTAGGCTGCTTAAAGCCAGGAAAGTATAAG ATTGTCTTGGATTCAGATGAGTCAATATTTGGAGGCTTCAATAGGATTGATCACACCGCTGATTACTTCACTGTT GACGGATGGTATGATGAGCGGCCCAATTCCTTCCAACTATATGCACCTTGTAGAACAGCTGTGGTGTATGCTCTAGTAGAGAGCAAGGAAACGAGCAAGGAAAAGAAACCCATCAAAGGCTGA